Within the Flavobacterium sp. 9R genome, the region TGGAACTTCATTGGCGGGTATTCTTCAGTTTTTAATTTGGGCGATTATAGGTTTGGGATTGTTTTTGGGTGCTTCCTTGTTTTTCGGTGTTAATTTAGGACCTACTTCTAAAGTTCCACCCGAAGTAATGCAAGCAGCACAACACGAAATAGCTAGTACTGCGCAATTGTATATAGCCGAATTATGGAATCTTCCGATTGGGACTTTGCTGACTTGTTTTGTGATTTATTTCATTGGAGGCTACTTTTTGTACAGTTCCTTTTATGCTGCAATTGGTGCCGCTGTTGACAACGAAACCGATTCGCAACAGTTTTTGTTACCGATTATTATGCCTTTGATTTTGGGCGTTTACATCGGGTTTTTTACCGTAATCAATGACCCTCACGGCACGGTAGCTACCATTTTCTCGATTGTGCCTTTGACATCGCCAATCGTGATGCTAATGCGCATTCCTTTTGGCGTACCTTTGTGGCAAATTTTGCTTTCGATGGTACTTTTATTCGGAACGTTTTTATTGGTAGTTTGGTTTGCTTCCAAAATTTATCGCGTAGGTATTTTGATGTACGGCAAAAAACCAAGTTGGAAAGAATTGTATAAGTGGTTGAAGTATTAAATTCCAAAAAGTAAATCCCAAAATCCAACTATTGGAATTTGGAATTTTTAAAATTTGAAAATTGTTAAGAATGAGTAAAATATTAATTATAGAAGACGAAGCAGCGATTCGTAGAGTTTTGGTCAAAATTCTTTCAGAAGAAAATGATGCCTATCAAGTAGACGAAGCTGAAGACGGCGCTGTAGGTTTAGAGAAAATAAAAAATACCGATTATGATTTGGTGCTTTGCGATATCAAAATGCCAAAATTAGACGGGGTGGAAGTATTAGAAGCTGTCAAAAAAATCAAACCTGAGATTCCAATGGTGATGATTTCAGGCCACGGTGATATGGAAACGGCCATCAATACGATGCGTTTGGGAGCTTTTGATTATATCTCGAAACCGCCCGATTTGAATCGATTGTTGAATACCGTTCGCAATGCCTTGGACCGCAAAAAATTAGTAGTTGAGAATAAAATTCTAAAGAAGAAAGTCAGCAAAAACTACGAAATGATTGGCGAGAGCGAAGCCATTAATCATATCAAAATGATGATTGATAAAGTGGCTCCTACCGAAGCTAGAGTATTAATTACAGGGCCTAACGGAACTGGAAAAGAATTGGTGGCGCATCAATTGCACGAGAAAAGCGAACGCGCTAGTTTTCCTTTAATCGAAGTGAATTGTGCTGCTATTCCATCGGAATTGATAGAAAGTGAGTTGTTTGGACACGTCAAAGGCGCCTTCACCTCGGCTGTAAAAGACCGAGCAGGAAAGTTTGAAGCAGCAGATAAAGGCACTATTTTCTTGGATGAAATTGGCGATATGAGTCTTTCGGCTCAAGCCAAAGTATTGCGTGCGTTGCAAGAAAGTATGATTACGAGAGTGGGAGCAGACAAAGACATTAAAGTGGATGTTCGTGTGGTAGCTGCAACTAACAAAGATTTGAAACAAGAGATTGCTGAAGGTCGTTTTAGAGAAGATTTGTACCACCGTTTGGCGGTTATTTTGATTAAAGTTCCTGCTTTGAATGAACGTCGCACCGATATTCCGATGTTGGTTACACATTTTGCAGAGAAAATTGCTTCAGAACAAGGCAATGCTGTGAAAAAATTCTCTGAAGCTGCCATTAGCTTACTGCAAGAATACGATTGGACAGGAAATATTCGAGAGTTACGCAATGTAGTGGAACGCTTAATAATTCTGGGAGGAAGTGAAATATCTGAAACGGATGTGAAGTTATTTGCATCAAAATAAATGTAAAGATTGAAAAATGTAATGATTATTAAATGCAATAAATCTTTTAATTTTTCAAGATTTCAAATTTTCAATAAGGACAAATGAAACTAAAAAAAATAAACGAGAATCTTCAAAAGGCATTGATAGAAAATGGTTTAGTAGAAGCCAATGCTATGCAACAGGAGACTTTTTCTACGCTTAAAAGCGGAGCAGATTGTTTGATTATTGCACCAAAAGCAAGCGGAAAAACAACGACTATTGTAATCAATGTAATTCAGCGTTTGGCGGGTTCCAATGAAGAATCTCCAAGAGCACTTATCGTAGTAGAAGACAAAGCTAAGGTATTAGCAATGGAGGAGCTTTTTGATAAATACAATCAGTATACCAAGTTAGAGGTATACGGTGTACACGATAAAGGCGATATGGATTATGACAAAAACTATATATCAACAGGTATTGATGTTCTGATTGGGACACCTAACCGTTTGAGTGAAATGTTCTCTTCTGCAGGTTACAATGTGAATCGTTTAAAAATGTTCATCATTGATGACACTGACCCTATATTGAAATTGCGTCACGAAACCAAAATTATGCGTATTTCAAATAGTATCACCAAAACGCAACGCATCGTTTTTACTGAGCAATTAACAGATAGAGTTGATATTTTGATTGAAAAAATGTTAATCGAGCCTTTTGAATTTGATTTCGATGAAGAAGATGAAGAGGACGATGAAGAAGAAATTTAGAGAGTAGATTTTTGAAGTTAGATTTTGAAAAGATAATAAACATTAAAATCGTTGTGCTTCTTTGCGTAATTCCTTGCGGACTTTGCGGTTAAGTGCAACAACAAACATAAAACAGTATGGGATTAATGAAAGTGTTTTCAGGCAGTGAAATTTTAGCACTAGCCTTACAAGAAAAATTAGAAACAGCGGGAATCGATACCGTAAAAAAAGACAATATTCAATCGGCTCGTTTGGGTGGATTTGGTGGTTCCGATTTGGCCATTGAAATTTTTATTCAAGAAACAGATTTTGCGAAGGCGAATCCAGTTATCGAGGATTTTAGAATGAGTATTTAAATTGTTTCCATAAGTTATGAAATACAAAATGCTAGTTTTAGATATGGATGACACGCTGTTGACAGACAATCATACCATTTCTAAAGAGAATCGAGCCATGATTGCTATGGCACAAGCAAAGGGGGTCGAAGTGGTTTTGGCATCAGGAAGGCCTACACCAGCGATGACACATTATGCAAAAGACTTACAAAATAGTTATATGATTTCGTTCAATGGTGCTGTAGTTAGTGATTTAAAAAACGATACGGTAATTTTTGAGCAATCGTTGACGAAAGAGCAAATTCATGAGCTACATGATTATAGTTTGAAAATGAAAACGCATATCATTACGTATGTTAATGATACGATTGTAAGCGAAACCCACTCTGAATTTATTGAGGTTGAACGAAGCATAACGGGTATGCCACATGAATTGGTTCCTGATTTTAAGGCTGCCGTTACTTCCAATGCAGTAAAATGTATTTTACTTGAAGACCCTTCTTATTTGAAAACGGTAGAAAGCGATTTGAAACAAGCAATGCCAGATTTAAGCGTTTCTATGTCGAAACCTTTCTTTTTGGAAGTCGCACCTAATGGCATAGACAAAGCCGCAAGTATTGCATTTTTGGCCAAAAAATTAGACATTGACCAAAGCGAAATTATTGCAGTAGGCAATGCAGGAAACGATTTGACAATGATTCAATATGCAGGATTAGGTGTTTGGGTAGACAATGTAACTCCCGAATTGAGAGGTTTTGGAGATGTTATTGTAGCTTCGAATAATAATCACGGCGTAGCTGAGGTTATCGAACGATATATATTGAGTTAAAACTTTTTAACCGAAAAAAAACGGGAAAGTAGCAGTGTTACTTTCCCGTTTTTATTTTTATAGCTAGTGATTATATTTTGGCTACTGATACAAAATATTTGTTTCCGTCACCCATTGTTAATTTTACGCGTTCATCACAAAGGTCAATAGCGTGGGTCTTGCTTTCATAACAATTGCAAGAGGTGTTTTTGTCTTTTGCCATTGGGGTTTCACATTTTACATTTTTAAAGGCAGTAAGTTGTGGGTTGTATAAGGTAACCAAATCCGTAGAAGCAGTAACCAAAGTAATGATACTTGCACTGTTATCGTTGGTAATTCTATACACAATTCTGTCGGTATAGTTTACGCCGTCAATCATCACTTTTCGGATGTAAGTGTAAGCAATGGAACTAGTTTCGGCTTCTTTTACTTCGAATTTAAATCCTAAAGCTCGAATTTCTAAATCAAATTTTTGTTGTGAGTTGTAATTGGCCCAATTGGTTAGGGTGGCAACTGTTGGAAAAGTGTTTGTTTTGCTAGTAGTATTTTGGCCGTAGCTGCTCAAAATAGCCAATAGCATGAAGTAGATTGTGGGGAAAAATGCTTTCATGTTGGTTGTACTTATTTTTTTGCCTACTCTAGTTGGTTTTCGGCTTACCCATTTTATTAATTTATTGACTGTAAATGCATTAGGTTTTTGTGTTTACTGCAATGCAATATAGAATTTAAATTATCATCTGCAAAATTTGAGGTAGGAAATATAGTATTCTGTATAGATTTGCGGCTTCTGAATCTATGGTTAAAGGTAAAGTGTTGATATGTAATAGGTAATCGAGTTTCTTACAACAAAAAAATACATCAAATGGCAATAATTCTAAAGTATTGCTTTCGATATCCTGATTTTTGTTCGTAAATTTGCACCCTCAATTTTTTGACAACGATTTCATTAATTGAGCTATCTTATGGAAAATAAAAAACGAGTTGCCTTCTATACGCTGGGTTGTAAACTGAACTTTTCAGAAACGTCAACCATAGCTAGAAATCTTCAAGAAGAAGGCTTTGAAAGAGTGGATTTTGAAGAAGTAGCCGATATGTATGTTATTAATACGTGTTCTGTTACAGAAAATGCAGACAAACAATTCAAGCAAGTCGTGCGCAAAGCGATGAAGCTAAACGACAAAGCCTTTGTAGCCGCTGTGGGTTGTTATGCACAATTAAAGCCAGAAGAACTTGCCGATGTTGACGGTGTAGATTTGGTTCTGGGTGCCACCGAAAAATTCAAATTAGCAGATTACATTAACGATTTATCCAAAAACGATTTTGGCCAAGTGCATTCTTGCGAAATCGCCGAAGCCGATTTTTATGTAGGCAGTTATTCTATTGGCGATAGAACAAGAGCCTTTTTGAAAGTACAAGACGGTTGCGATTACAAATGTACCTATTGTACGATTCCATTAGCGAGAGGAATTTCTAGAAGTGATGCTTTAGAAAATGTATTGCAAAATGCTGCTGAAATTTCAAAACAGGGAATCAAAGAAATTGTGCTTACCGGAGTCAATATTGGCGATTACGGAAAAGGAGAGTTCGGGAATAAAAAACACGAACATACCTTCCTTGATTTGGTAAAAGCGCTTGACGAAGTGGAGGGTATTGAACGCCTTCGAATTTCCTCTATCGAGCCCAATTTATTGAAAAACGAAACCATTGATTTTGTTTCCAAAAGCCGAACATTTGTGCCACATTTTCATATTCCTTTGCAATCTGGAAGTAATGAGATTTTGGGTAAAATGAAACGTCGTTACCAACGCGAAGTGTATACCGATAGAGTTGCCAATATTCGTAGAGTAATGCCACACGCTTGTATTGGTGTGGATGTTATCGTTGGATTTCCGGGTGAAACCGATGAGCATTTCCTAGAAACCTATCATTTCTTGAATGATTTGGATATTTCTTATTTACACGTTTTTACCTATTCAGAGCGCGATAATACTGAGGCGGCTGTGATGGACGGCGTGGTTCCTAATAATGTTCGCGCCAAACGAAGCAAAATGTTACGTGGTTTATCGGTGAAGAAACGTCGTGCTTTTTATGAAAGTCAATTGGGTACCCAAAGAACAGTTTTGTTTGAGGACGAAAATAAAGAAGGATACATTCACGGATTTACCGAAAATTATGTAAAAGTGAAAACCCCTTGGGACCCAGCATTAGTGAATACGTTACACGAGGTACAATTGACCCGAATTGACGAAGACGGAAGTGTTCGTATGGAGTTTTTGAATGTAGAAGTGTAATCCTAAAACACTTCTTTATAATAGCATTAAGCGAGTAAGATTGAATTCTTACTCGCTTTTTTATTTTATTTCTAACTGCTATTAGAAACTAAAAGCAACTTTTAATTTGCAGCCTCTACCAAGCGGATGAATTCGGCTTTGTATCCTTCAGAGTCGTTTGACAAACCTTGTTTTGCCAAAGCAATAATGTCCTTTGAAGATGAATTCCCAATCAGTTTTGAATCTCTCAATTTTAAACCGAACCAAGCAACGGCATTACTGAATTTAAAATCATCGCTGGCGTTTTGTAACAAGATACTTTTGTTTTCAATGGTTTGAACCATTTCGATGCTTTGGTCACCATCGGTTTTTTTGTAACGGAATTTTATGGTCGCTAACTCGTTAGTGTATTTATTTTCTGTTGGAGTAGTGGTGGTGTATTTTAGTTCATCTGCTTCTGTATAAAATTTACTTTTGCTGCCCGCTGGTATAATTTCATACAAAGCCGTTACCGAATGATTACTACCTAATTCTCCAGCATCAATGGCATCATTTTTAAAATCTTCAGGTCTTAGTTTTCGGTTTTCATACCCAATCAATCGGTAGGCTTTCACTTGGTTGGGATTGAATTCAATTTGAATTTTTACATCTTTAGCAATTGCAAACATCGAGCCTTTAAATTCTTTACCCAAAAAACGATTCGCTTCTTGAATGGTATCAATGTAGGCATAATTGCCATTACCTTTGTTAGCTAATATTTCCATTTTACTGTCTTTGTAATTCCCCATTCCGTAGCCTAAACAAGTTAAGAATACACCAGATTTTCTTTTTTCTTCGATGAGGTTTTCCATATCAGCATTAGAAGAACTTCCCACATTAAAATCTCCATCAGTGGCCAAAATCACTCTGTTGTTGCCTCCTTTGATGAAGTTTTCTGCCGCAATTTTATAAGCAAGTGTAATGCCTTCACCACCTGCGGTACTTCCTCCTGCGTTGAGTTTTTCTAATGCAGTATTTATAGTTTCTTTTTCATCTCCAGAGGTTGGAGGTAATACTAAACCAGCAGCTCCAGCATATACTACAATCGATACTTTGTCTTTGGCTCTCAACTCATTTACCAAAATTTTCATAGATTGTTTTAGTAAGGGTAACTTATTCGCAGCACTCATAGACCCTGAAACATCAATTAAGAAAACCAAATTGGAGGCTGGCAAATCAAGGGTTGGAATGTTTTTTCCTTGCAATCCAATTTTCAAAATTTTGGTATCGCTATTCCACGGACTGTGACTCAATTCGGTTTGAATAGCAAACGGATGTTGGTCATTAGGTTGTGCGTAATTGTATTTGAAAAAATTAACCATTTCCTCTACACGAACCGCATCTTTAGGTACTTTTTGTCCGTTGTTAATCATACGTCTTACATTGGTATAAGAGGCATTATCAACATCAATAGAAAAAGTGGAAAGCGGTGCTGTTTTTGGACTTTCAAATGCATTTTCTACAAAACTTTCGTAATCTTCATCATTGATTGGTTCTGGTTGATAAGGATGGAGTTGGTTTAATTTTTTGTTTACTTCTTTCTCACTTAAGTTTTTATAAATTTCATTTTTTGAGGTGATAATCAAAACACCATTTGCAGCTTTTGCTCCGTATAGAGAAGTGGCAGCACTGTCTTTGAGTACTTTTATATCCTGAATATCGTTCGGGTTGATTTTAGCTAGAGCATTCGATTTTACAGGCACACCATCGATGATATACAGCGGTTCATTTTTAGAAGAACTACTGTTCGTGCCTCTAATGACGATGCTTTGCGGAGCGTTGGCAATAGCGTTAGTGTTAGACGAAATGGTCAATCCTGCGACACGACCTTCGAGCTTTTGAACTGAAGCGGCGGTCGAGGCTTTCTTTTTTTCATAGAAAGTATTGTCCGATTCATAATCGGCGTTACTCCCGTAGCCTACTACGACTACTTCACTTAAGAGCATTTGTTCTGCCACTAATTTTACATTAATGATGTTTTGTTCTCCCACTTTTTTAGTTTGCGGTTTATAACCAATGTAACTAAACACCAATTGGTCTCCTTTTTGCGCTTGAATGGTATACTTGCCATCAAAATTTGTACTGGCATTCGCTTTTGAGTTTTTGTTGACAACCGTCACTCCAGGAAGCGGGGCAGAGGCGTCAGAAACGGTTCCAGTAATCGTTTTTTCTTGTGCTTTTGTTACGAAACATATAAGCATAGCAAGGCCTAATGAAATAAGTTTTACGTTTTTCATAATCGTGTTTTTTTAAGATTAGTGTTAGGGGATTCCTATTTTTGGACTGCGGGTTTTCCTGTTTTTGTAGTGATAATTACGATACCTTTTTTGCCTTTTTCGCCATATTTTGAAACGGCATCAGTGTCTTTGAGAATGACAATGGTCTTAATGTCTTGATGATTGAGAGGCGCATAAGGACTCTTAGGCTGTGGACCAAACAAATCATCTTCCGAAAAGTAGTTACCATCAATGATATAAAGTGGATTGTCTAAAACTATCACCGACTCTAAGTTCTCGGGTTTAAAATTAGAAAGTTCTTCTTGCATAATGCGTTCTCTTTTTGAGGCATTACTGTCTGAAAGTGCAGTGTTGTCTATCACGACCAATGGACTACTTTTTTTAGCACGCTCTTGACTTTTTTCAGCAAAAGCCATTTTGTAACTGGCTTTTTCTTTGGCTACTGAAGCTTGAGCCGCCAATTTTTGTTCTATTGCATTCGATTCAGCATCCTTTTCATCCGCTACTTCCGAACTTGCAATTGCTGTAGCAATTTCAGGAATACTAATAGCATTTGTCGCACTACTCATTATCGTGTCATTGGATTGCGTGTTATGAACCGCAACTTCTTGCCCAATACTATTGTTGATGATTGCTTCCGCTTCAGCTTTTGGAATGATTATAGGAGTACTGCTGTTTGTATTTTTGTTAGTTTCAATCGCCGATGGATTGTTTTTTGTGGTTGTAGTAACCACCGCTGGAGCTTCTTGAATACTTTTCGGGCTAGACGAATTCAAAAACTGAAAGCCAATCGAAAGCACCAATAAAAGCGATGCAGCTACGGCGATTTTTTGCCACAAAGCGATAGTTTTTTTAGCTTCTTTTTTATCTAGTTTCTCTTCTAAGCGCGACCATACTTTTTCCATTGCAGGAAAATCTTGGTTTTCAGCATTTCGCTCAGCTTCTTTTATTTGTTCGAATAATTTATCTTGATAGTCCATAACTATTTTGCTTTTTGATAATAGAGGTTGTTCACCAGTTCCTTTAGTTTACTTTTGGCGGCATTCAATTGTGATTTTGAGGTGCCCTCAGAGATTTGCAACAAACTCGCAATCTCCTTATGTCCATAGCCTTCTATCACAAAAAGAGTGAAAATAGTTTTGCAACCCTCTGGAATATGATTCAAAAGTTTCAATAAATCGGCTTCTTCAAGCGCTGTGATTTCTTCAGTAAATGGTTGCGAAAGCAATTTCACATCATCCAAGTACATATTAAAATTGGTACTTTTTTTAATTGCTGCTAAACAGTGATTCACCGTTATTTTTCGGCACCAAGCCTCAAAAGCCAGCACCTCTTTCAACTGGTCTATTTTGGTGAAAATAGTATAAAAAGCGTCGGCCAAAACTTCTTCAATATCTTCCTCCTTTTTAAGATAGCGCTTGCAAGTGCGATACAGCTTGGGCGCCATATAGTCATACACCTCGCGCTGAGCATCACGGTGCATTTTTTTGCAGTTAGAGAGTAGGGTTTCGTTTATCACAATTGATGTCTTTATTACTAAAGAGCGTTTAAAAATCAAAAAGGTTGGGAAGCGTATCAAAAAAATATTCTTTTTTTGCTACAATCATCAGGAATTCTAGTTTTAAAAATGAATGAAGGAGCGCCAACACTGGGCTTTCTGGTTAGCAGGATTCCCGCTGTACGTTATATCTTTTTTATAACTGTCAGGTCCAAAAACCTGCCAGCTATAAAAAAGGATGCCACTTCCATCGGGGCTATGAGCCAGCATAGTGTTTTTTTGGAAGCAATTTAATTTGCTACTTAAAGGGTACTCTTGTCAAGTACCAATTTATAAATATTCGTTTCTAATACCTCCGAGTCTTTGTCTTCGCATAACAAAAACGCTAAGGTTTTCTCCGAATTTTGATAGAGGGAAAGACCTTCAAATTTATGGGTATCGCTTATTTTTTGAGTAAATTCTAGTTTCATTGTTGCTACATCTATTACACCAATCAAGCTGCCTTTTACTTCTCCATCATTATACGTAGACTGTGTATCTTCGGCAGTAGCCAAAAAATAAATTTTAGTATCCACCAAAACGGCATCGGTAAAACTGCTACGTACACCATTAATTTTAGGCAACTTATACTCGTTGCTAATCATATTGAATTCATTGATTAGATTTTTACCATAAATCGTAAAAATCACATTTTTGCCCTTTTTTCCGTTCCCCCGATTAAAAAGCATCCATTCTTTTCCAGTATAAATAGCTCCTTCCAGATTAAAATCATCGGCTTTGATTTGACCAAAGCTTTGCATCACGCCATACAAATCCGTCAAATCGTTGGTTTTAATCTCTTTTTCGGTTGTATTGATTTCTACCATTTTGTTGCGTTTAGGAGTAGAACCAGAACCAAAAACATACAATTTGTCTTCAAAACTCGTTATGGCTTCAAAATCGGGTTTGTCTTTTTTAGCAATATTTACGCTGGCGTTTTCAATAATAGCGTGTTGCTGCAAGTCTTTGGCTTCCATATTGTATTCGTACAGATACCCGCTGTTGTCACCAATAACATATAAGGAAGGCGATTTATAAATAAGACCAGAAGCAGAACCAATTCCTATGATTTGAAATAAAAGCTCAAGTGTGAATTTTTCCATTGCATTATAATATTTGTATCCAACATTCCATTAAAGTTTGGAATCCAGATGAATTAAAAAGCAACTAAAGTAGTGATTTGTCGGCAGAATCTTTTCGTTTAAACGTACTTTAAAAGTTTCTTTTCGTACTTTTTTTGAGACATCTAGTTGGTTATGACTTCTCATTGTTAATTCAATTTAAACCCTATATGTACTCATTGTTATGTTGTAAATTTTAGATTAAATTATACTATAAAATCTTACGGATTGATAGCCGTTTCTTAATCCCACCGTGATAATGTGTTTAAATTCATACTCTTATTTTGTGGGTATAAAAAAAACATATAACAATGAAAAAACTAATTTTACCCTTATTGTGTTTGGTTTCACTTATTTCTTGTGAGAACGACTCTAATGACGCTAAACCAACTAGTGTGGTATTGGCAAATCAATCAGTAACTCCAGTATTGCTTACTAAAAAAGCAGGTTTTGAAAACGTTGAGTTATTCTCTTTAATTTCTTCTGATGATGTATTGTCAGGAAGCCCAAAATTCGTTTTTGGAGGTTCAGCTGACGGTTCTGGATTGTTAAGAAACGAAGACGGAACATTTACTTTTTTGGTAAATCACGAAGACAATTTTGCGGTTTCAAGAGTTACTCTTGACAAAACCTTCAAACCTTTGAAAGGAGAATATTTATTAAACTCAGACGGAGGATTCTGGAGATTATGTAGTGCAACAATGGTGACTCCATCAGAACACGGATTTGGACCACTATTCTTAACTTCTGGAGAATCTGGAGAAGAGTCACTTACGCACGGTTTAGACCCTTTCGCTAGTGTAACTGAAGCATCTAGAAACAGAGGTTTAGAAGCTTTAGGAAGACTAAACGCCGAAAATGCAGTGCCATTAAATGCAAAGGCTTACCCTGGAAAAACAGTTATTCTTTTGGGTGATGACGATTCAGATACTTATGGAGGACAAGTGTTTATGTACGTAGCAGACAAAGTTGGCGATTTGCAAAATGGTTCCTTGTATATGATGAAGCGTAATGACGACAATCAAAGAGAAAAAGATATTGCTGTTAATCAAAAATATCCTGTTTCATTTGTAAAAATAGAAAATCATAAAAGT harbors:
- a CDS encoding sigma-54 dependent transcriptional regulator → MSKILIIEDEAAIRRVLVKILSEENDAYQVDEAEDGAVGLEKIKNTDYDLVLCDIKMPKLDGVEVLEAVKKIKPEIPMVMISGHGDMETAINTMRLGAFDYISKPPDLNRLLNTVRNALDRKKLVVENKILKKKVSKNYEMIGESEAINHIKMMIDKVAPTEARVLITGPNGTGKELVAHQLHEKSERASFPLIEVNCAAIPSELIESELFGHVKGAFTSAVKDRAGKFEAADKGTIFLDEIGDMSLSAQAKVLRALQESMITRVGADKDIKVDVRVVAATNKDLKQEIAEGRFREDLYHRLAVILIKVPALNERRTDIPMLVTHFAEKIASEQGNAVKKFSEAAISLLQEYDWTGNIRELRNVVERLIILGGSEISETDVKLFASK
- a CDS encoding DEAD/DEAH box helicase, with translation MKLKKINENLQKALIENGLVEANAMQQETFSTLKSGADCLIIAPKASGKTTTIVINVIQRLAGSNEESPRALIVVEDKAKVLAMEELFDKYNQYTKLEVYGVHDKGDMDYDKNYISTGIDVLIGTPNRLSEMFSSAGYNVNRLKMFIIDDTDPILKLRHETKIMRISNSITKTQRIVFTEQLTDRVDILIEKMLIEPFEFDFDEEDEEDDEEEI
- a CDS encoding putative signal transducing protein, whose protein sequence is MGLMKVFSGSEILALALQEKLETAGIDTVKKDNIQSARLGGFGGSDLAIEIFIQETDFAKANPVIEDFRMSI
- a CDS encoding Cof-type HAD-IIB family hydrolase, coding for MKYKMLVLDMDDTLLTDNHTISKENRAMIAMAQAKGVEVVLASGRPTPAMTHYAKDLQNSYMISFNGAVVSDLKNDTVIFEQSLTKEQIHELHDYSLKMKTHIITYVNDTIVSETHSEFIEVERSITGMPHELVPDFKAAVTSNAVKCILLEDPSYLKTVESDLKQAMPDLSVSMSKPFFLEVAPNGIDKAASIAFLAKKLDIDQSEIIAVGNAGNDLTMIQYAGLGVWVDNVTPELRGFGDVIVASNNNHGVAEVIERYILS
- the mtaB gene encoding tRNA (N(6)-L-threonylcarbamoyladenosine(37)-C(2))-methylthiotransferase MtaB, which produces MENKKRVAFYTLGCKLNFSETSTIARNLQEEGFERVDFEEVADMYVINTCSVTENADKQFKQVVRKAMKLNDKAFVAAVGCYAQLKPEELADVDGVDLVLGATEKFKLADYINDLSKNDFGQVHSCEIAEADFYVGSYSIGDRTRAFLKVQDGCDYKCTYCTIPLARGISRSDALENVLQNAAEISKQGIKEIVLTGVNIGDYGKGEFGNKKHEHTFLDLVKALDEVEGIERLRISSIEPNLLKNETIDFVSKSRTFVPHFHIPLQSGSNEILGKMKRRYQREVYTDRVANIRRVMPHACIGVDVIVGFPGETDEHFLETYHFLNDLDISYLHVFTYSERDNTEAAVMDGVVPNNVRAKRSKMLRGLSVKKRRAFYESQLGTQRTVLFEDENKEGYIHGFTENYVKVKTPWDPALVNTLHEVQLTRIDEDGSVRMEFLNVEV
- a CDS encoding VWA domain-containing protein is translated as MKNVKLISLGLAMLICFVTKAQEKTITGTVSDASAPLPGVTVVNKNSKANASTNFDGKYTIQAQKGDQLVFSYIGYKPQTKKVGEQNIINVKLVAEQMLLSEVVVVGYGSNADYESDNTFYEKKKASTAASVQKLEGRVAGLTISSNTNAIANAPQSIVIRGTNSSSSKNEPLYIIDGVPVKSNALAKINPNDIQDIKVLKDSAATSLYGAKAANGVLIITSKNEIYKNLSEKEVNKKLNQLHPYQPEPINDEDYESFVENAFESPKTAPLSTFSIDVDNASYTNVRRMINNGQKVPKDAVRVEEMVNFFKYNYAQPNDQHPFAIQTELSHSPWNSDTKILKIGLQGKNIPTLDLPASNLVFLIDVSGSMSAANKLPLLKQSMKILVNELRAKDKVSIVVYAGAAGLVLPPTSGDEKETINTALEKLNAGGSTAGGEGITLAYKIAAENFIKGGNNRVILATDGDFNVGSSSNADMENLIEEKRKSGVFLTCLGYGMGNYKDSKMEILANKGNGNYAYIDTIQEANRFLGKEFKGSMFAIAKDVKIQIEFNPNQVKAYRLIGYENRKLRPEDFKNDAIDAGELGSNHSVTALYEIIPAGSKSKFYTEADELKYTTTTPTENKYTNELATIKFRYKKTDGDQSIEMVQTIENKSILLQNASDDFKFSNAVAWFGLKLRDSKLIGNSSSKDIIALAKQGLSNDSEGYKAEFIRLVEAAN
- a CDS encoding RNA polymerase sigma factor, which encodes MHRDAQREVYDYMAPKLYRTCKRYLKKEEDIEEVLADAFYTIFTKIDQLKEVLAFEAWCRKITVNHCLAAIKKSTNFNMYLDDVKLLSQPFTEEITALEEADLLKLLNHIPEGCKTIFTLFVIEGYGHKEIASLLQISEGTSKSQLNAAKSKLKELVNNLYYQKAK